From a single Capsicum annuum cultivar UCD-10X-F1 chromosome 12, UCD10Xv1.1, whole genome shotgun sequence genomic region:
- the LOC107849467 gene encoding protein NUCLEAR FUSION DEFECTIVE 4-like, producing MGDFEICNFTLQFLRGRWFMMFASFLIMSGAGATYLFGVYSKTIKSTLGYDQSTLNLLGTFKDLGANVGVLSGLLAEVTPTWFVLTVGSVMNFVGYFLIWLAVTKKIATPKVWQMCMYLCIGANSQNFANTGSLVTCVKNFPESRGMMLGLMKGFVGLSGAIFTQLYLAIYGNDSKSLILLISWLPSLLSLLSVFSIREKKFPRHPNEVKVFYENLVISIVLALLLMGITIAQKYLNFSHSAYVVSATIVCIVLFLPLVGAIREEYAYWKLKMQQLKSAPSRVVIEEPPLPESKPAAGQSMSEIVELPEYASNMEKIEEKKKVGCFSDIFKKPKRGEDYTILQALLSIDMLILFVATFCGLGCSLTAIDNLGQIGESLGYPQHTISTFVSLMSIWNYFGRVCSGFVSEKLLLKWKVPRTLMMTFALLLPAIGNLIIAFPFSGSVYVASLLIGFSFGIQLTLLFIIISELFGLKYYSTLFNCGQLASPLGSYIMNVQIVGRLYDNEALKQLASKGLTRSMVKELTCIGKQCYRNSFIILACANIFGALVSLILVWRTKEYYKTDIYKRFRDQMEENEKEMRMISTAGK from the coding sequence ATGGGTGATTTTGAAATATGCAATTTCACTTTACAATTTCTTCGTGGACGATGGTTCATGATGTTTGCTTCATTCTTGATCATGTCTGGTGCAGGTGCAACATATTTATTTGGTGTATATTCGAAAACAATAAAATCGACCCTTGGATATGACCAATCTACCCTCAATCTTCTTGGTACTTTTAAAGATTTGGGTGCTAATGTTGGTGTCCTTTCTGGTCTTTTAGCCGAGGTAACGCCAACATGGTTCGTGCTTACAGTAGGTTCAGTGATGAATTTTGTCGGATATTTTCTTATTTGGCTCGCCGTGACCAAAAAAATTGCAACACCTAAAGTATGGCAAATGTGTATGTACCTATGTATTGGTGCTAATTCACAAAATTTTGCTAATACTGGTTCACTTGTTACATGTGTTAAAAATTTTCCAGAAAGTAGAGGGATGATGTTGGGGTTAATGAAGGGTTTTGTAGGGTTAAGTGGTGCAATTTTTACACAATTATATTTGGCTATTTATGGTAATGATAGTAAGTCTTTGATACTTTTAATTAGTtggcttccttcattgttatcACTTCTTTCTGTTTTTAGTATTAGGGAGAAGAAATTTCCTAGGCATCCTAATGAGGTGAAAGTATTTTATGAGAATCTTGTTATATCAATTGTATTGGCTTTGTTGTTGATGGGGATAACAATTGCACAAAAGTACCTTAATTTCTCACACAGTGCTTATGTTGTAAGTGCCACTATAGTTTGTATAGTGTTATTTTTGCCATTGGTTGGTGCAATAAGGGAGGAGTATGCATATTGGAagttaaaaatgcaacagttgaAAAGTGCACCTTCTAGGGTTGTTATTGAAGAACCCCCCTTGCCGGAATCGAAGCCGGCGGCCGGTCAATCGATGTCGGAAATCGTCGAGTTGCCGGAATATGCTTCTAATAtggaaaaaatagaagagaagaagaaagttgGATGCTTTAGCGACATATTCAAGAAGCCAAAAAGAGGTGAGGATTATACTATATTACAAGCCTTATTGAGTATAGACATGTTGATTCTATTTGTGGCAACTTTTTGTGGGCTAGGGTGTAGCTTAACAGCAATAGACAATTTGGGACAAATTGGTGAGTCCTTAGGGTATCCACAACACACCATTAGCACATTTGTGTCCTTGATGAGCATATGGAACTATTTCGGTAGGGTTTGCTCAGGGTTCGTCTCAGAAAAACTTCTCTTGAAGTGGAAAGTCCCTCGTACACTTATGATGACCTTTGCTCTCCTCTTGCCAGCCATCGGCAATCTCATCATTGCATTTCCATTCTCCGGTTCAGTTTATGTGGCATCATTGCTTATCGGCTTCTCATTCGGTATCCAATTAACACTTCTTTTTATCATAATATCAGAGCTCTTCGGACTGAAGTATTACTCAACGTTATTCAATTGTGGTCAATTGGCTAGTCCACTTGGATCATACATAATGAATGTGCAAATTGTGGGGAGACTATATGATAATGAGGCATTGAAGCAACTAGCAAGTAAAGGATTAACAAGATCAATGGTGAAAGAATTAACTTGCATCGGTAAACAATGTTATAGAAATTCTTTTATCATACTTGCTTGTGCTAATATATTTGGAGCTCTTGTTTCATTGATATTGGTATGGAGAACTAAGGAGTATTACAAGACTGACATTTATAAAAGATTTAGAGatcaaatggaagaaaatgaaaagGAGATGAGGATGATTTCTACTGCTGGAAAATGA
- the LOC107850304 gene encoding protein RNA-directed DNA methylation 3 isoform X2, which translates to MDGEELERMLRERYKPGSSFVTYAEDNDERKRQSEQDAPVPSLKDPTIWKVKCTVGRERHSAFCLMQKYIDLLALGTKMQIISAFALDHVKGFIYIESDRQCDVYEACKGLCSIYSTRVTAVPLNEVSHLIAVRKKSSGISEGMWARVKSGTYKGDLAQVVSVNDARKKVTVKLIPRVDLQAIADKFGGGVAAKKGVGGVIPAPRLISSTELEDFRPLIQYRKDRETNLMFEILDGKLLKDGYLYKKVGIDSLSYWGVMPTEAELLKFEPSSTDEPQDVDWLTQLYGDRRKKRITNDFKVGQKGGEKGESSSSSSVENNFEVDDLVFFGRNDFGIIIGKEKDDGFKVMKYGSERPVVVSSQPRDLKRASFDKKLFTVKDQLSNAISVGDVVRVLDGSLKDRQGTVKQIYRGVVFLYDQSEQDNNGYLCVKGQMCERITSSGGVLNEKGSEPGTSGFADFSSSPKSPLSPEKSWRAKDDDSSFKRENNNDMFSVGQSLRIRVGPLKGYLCRVLAVRRSDVTVKLDSQQKILTVKSDHLAEVRAKSSAVSLGVDGDSSKPFDLLGTQDGSGDWMVQGATTTDGNTGNASWGASGGSDGWGKATSTAGATSGASDGWGKKVESHQENTGSGEDDGWAKAASTAGATSGASDGWGKKVESHQENTGSGQDDGWGKAASTAGVTSGASDGWGKKVESHQETSWGKQDGGSSRGKQSDAKTDWNKQDGGSDKTDSKTSWSQQGAGSSWDKNDGGSSLSKQAGGSSWGKQSDANAETGWKKQDGGSNQTDSKTSWSQQDAGSSWKKNEGEGGSSWGVKQSDTKAENDWKKQDGGSSWSKADDSKTSWSKPNDGTSWNKKDDVSFTKQAGVTLWDKGSGGSAWNKKEAGSGGGEDSGSTWGKQDGGSSWGKQAAGGSSWGKPVDQTTEESKGSDQNESWKKPSGTFGGWKGESGNNGGGTDQEGSWGRPREFDGGRGSGGRRGRGGWRGGRDESGRGRSFNQGRSGSWTNDGEDNNNSNNVAFKGNQSSWNNSQEHGWGKSTSFEGSQKADSWSQQVASSKEDLSGQNQGSNAGWSSGWNKNSATKEVGGSSGNQSDWNNKSAEVSGAGGWDNKITQKESEGSSSAWNSKSAAVEQDGSGKSQNDPWSSKRTSDGGSATGWGQSNSWKSGTNDAGGTQDSWSSKSNWSSGSGVGSNNEQSDSYSDRGRGGSWRGGRGGSDRGGYGGRGGSDGGGFGGRGGSDGGSFGGRGGFRGRGDRGGFRGRGSDGGGFRGRGSDGGGYRGRGSDGGGFRGRGHGRRDESGEWQNRTDSHEDKPYSWSKGAGSDADGWKSNKSNWSQDNTDKGSWKTGFDSEKNASGSGASTTSWNTQGSSWKTAGTATGGNADDGGWKKGFDSEKSASGSGGVTTSWNTPGTSWKTSTATTGGTLSGWGQQTTVSEKEDQNGKGTSWNQGTGSGNASIAWNANKSNTEDVNKSKETSDGPSDAWGKATSSWGKGNSSGSQGGW; encoded by the exons ATGGATGGAGAAGAGCTAGAGCGAATGTTAAGGGAGCGTTATAAACCAGGTTCTAGTTTTGTTACCTATGCAGAGGATAATGATGAGAGGAAGAGACAATCTGAGCAGGACGCACCTGTGCCTTCTCTCAAGGATCCAACTATATGGAAAGTTAAATGCACG GTTGGAAGAGAAAGGCACTCGGCTTTCTGTCTTATGCAGAAGTACATCGACTTGCTTGCTTTAGGAACAAAGATGCAGATAATATCTGCGTTTGCACTTGATCATGTGAAGGGATTTATTTATATTGAGTCTGACAGACAATGTGATGTTTACGAG GCATGTAAAGGGCTTTGTAGTATATATTCAACTAGAGTGACAGCTGTTCCATTGAATGAAGTTTCTCATTTGATTGCTGTCCGAAAGAAGTCTTCTGGGATTTCTGAGGGCATGTGGGCACGCGTCAAAAGTGGAACATACAAGGGCGATCTAGCACAG GTTGTGTCAGTGAATGATGCGCGGAAGAAAGTGACGGTGAAGCTAATTCCAAGAGTAGACTTACAAGCCATTGCTGAtaaattt GGTGGAGGAGTTGCTGCCAAGAAGGGAGTGGGAGGAGTTATTCCAGCACCGAGACTGATTAGCTCTACAGAGCTCGA AGACTTTCGGCCTCTCATCCAATACCGGAAGGATCGGGAGACAAACTTAATGTTTGAAATTCTTGACGGAAAGCTGCTGAAGGATggttatttatacaaaaaagtGGGGATTGATTCATTGAGCTATTGGGGTGTGATGCCTACTGAAGCTGAACTCCTGAAGTTTGAACCTTCTAGTACTGATGAACCCCAGGATGTAGACTGGCTTACCCAGCTTTACGGTGATCGGAGAAAAAAGAGAATCACAAATGATTTCAAGGTTGGTCAGAAAGGAGGTGAGAAAGGAGAGAGTTCTTCAAGCTCTAGCGTGGAAAACAattttgaagtagatgatcttgtaTTTTTTGG TAGGAATGATTTTGGCATTATTATTGGCAAGGAGAAAGATGATGGCTTTAAG GTCATGAAATATGGATCAGAGAGACCTGTGGTAGTGAGCAGTCAACCACGTGATTTGAAGCGTGCATCTTTTGATAAGAAGCTATTCACTGTGAAAGACCAGCTAAGTAATGCCATTTCAGTCGGTGATGTGGTTAGAGTTTTGGATGGTTCCTTGAAG GATAGACAAGGAACTGTGAAGCAGATCTACAGAGGTGTTGTCTTTCTATATGACCAAAGCGAACAGGATAATAATGGATATCTTTGTGTCAAAGGTCAGATGTGTGAAAGAATTACAAGCAGTGGTGGTGTATTGAATGAGAAG GGAAGTGAGCCTGGTACCTCGGGTTTTGCAGATTTCTCATCATCCCCTAAATCCCCTCTTTCGCCTGAGAAATCTTGGAGAGCGAAGGATGATGACAGTAGCT tCAAGCGCGAGAATAATAATGACATGTTTTCAGTTGGCCAGTCACTGAGAATCCGTGTGGGGCCTTTGAAGGGATATCTTTGTCGTGTATTAGCTGTACGACGTTCGGATGTTACAGTAAAGCTTGATTCCCAGCAAAAAATTCTTACAG TCAAATCTGATCATCTTGCGGAAGTTCGTGCAAAGAGCTCCGCCGTGTCTCTTGG TGTTGATGGTGATTCATCAAAACCTTTTGACCTGCTTGGAACACAAGATGGCTCTGGAG ATTGGATGGTTCAAGGGGCTACAACCACCGATGGTAACACCGGGAATGCATCATGGGGTGCATCTGGAGGTAGTGATGGTTGGGGGAAAGCTACTTCTACTGCTGGTGCCACTAGTGGTGCGTCCGATGGCTGGGGCAAAAAGGTTGAATCACATCAAGAGAACACTGGCTCTGGAGAAGATGATGGTTGGGCGAAAGCTGCTTCTACTGCTGGTGCTACTAGTGGTGCGTCTGATGGCTGGGGAAAAAAGGTTGAATCACATCAAGAGAACACTGGCTCTGGGCAAGATGATGGTTGGGGGAAAGCTGCTTCTACTGCTGGTGTCACTAGTGGTGCGTCTGATGGCTGGGGCAAAAAGGTTGAATCACATCAAGAAACCTCGTGGGGCAAGCAGGATGGTGGATCTTCTCGGGGAAAGCAATCTGATGCAAAGACTGACTGGAATAAACAAGATGGTGGTTCGGACAAGACAGATAGCAAAACCTCGTGGAGTCAGCAGGGAGCCGGATCTTCTTGGGATAAAAATGATGGTGGCTCTTCTTTGAGTAAGCAAGCGGGTGGATCTTCTTGGGGTAAGCAATCTGATGCAAATGCAGAAACTGGATGGAAAAAGCAAGATGGTGGATCAAATCAGACAGATAGCAAAACCTCGTGGAGCCAGCAGGATGCTGGATCTTCTTGGAAGAAGAATGAAGGTGAAGGTGGATCCTCTTGGGGGGTTAAGCAATCAGATACGAAGGCAGAGAACGACTGGAAAAAGCAAGATGGTGGATCTAGCTGGAGCAAGGCTGACGACAGCAAAACCTCTTGGAGCAAGCCAAATGATGGTACTTCATGGAATAAAAAGGATGATGTATCTTTCACCAAGCAAGCTGGAGTTACGTTATGGGACAAAGGAAGTGGTGGATCAGCTTGGAATAAGAAAGAAGCTGGGTCTGGTGGGGGCGAAGATAGTGGATCTACTTGGGGCAAACAGGATGGTGGGTCTTCTTGGGGTAAACAAGCTGCAGGGGGTTCATCTTGGGGTAAGCCGGTGGATCAAACCACCGAGGAGTCAAAAGGGTCTGATCAAAATGAAAGTTGGAAAAAGCCAAGTGGTACGTTTGGTGGTTGGAAAGGTGAGAGTGGGAACAATGGTGGTGGTACAGACCAAGAAGGGAGCTGGGGAAGGCCAAGAGAATTTGATGGAGGTCGTGGATCAGGTGGCAGGAGAGGACGAGGTGGTTGGCGAGGAGGTCGAGATGAAAGTGGTCGAGGAAGATCCTTTAATCAAGGACGATCTGGCAGCTGGACTAATGATGGTGAAGATAATAATAATTCTAATAATGTAGCATTTAAGGGGAATCAGTCTAGTTGGAATAATTCGCAAGAACATGGTTGGGGAAAATCCACATCATTTGAGGGAAGCCAGAAAGCAGATAGTTGGAGCCAGCAAGTGGCATCTAGTAAGGAAGATCTCTCTGGACAAAACCAAGGATCAAATGCTGGATGGTCTTCTGGTTGGAATAAAAATTCAGCCACAAAGGAGGTAGGAGGTTCTAGTGGAAACCAGTCTGATTGGAACAATAAATCTGCTGAAGTGAGTGGAGCGGGTGGTTGGGATAACAAGATTACCCAGAAAGAGTCAGAAGGGAGCTCCTCTGCGTGGAATAGCAAATCTGCAGCAGTTGAACAAGATGGAAGTGGAAAAAGTCAAAATGATCCATGGAGTAGTAAAAGAACTTCTGATGGAGGTTCAGCTACAGGATGGGGTCAAAGTAATTCGTGGAAGAGTGGAACAAATGATGCTGGTGGAACTCAAGATTCTTGGAGCAGCAAAAGTAACTGGAGTTCTGGAAGTGGCGTTGGTAGCAACAATGAGCAATCTGATTCTTACAGTGACAGGGGGAGAGGTGGTAGTTGGAGGGGAGGCCGTGGTGGATCAGATAGGGGTGGATATGGAGGTAGGGGTGGTTCAGATGGTGGTGGCTTTGGAGGTAGGGGTGGTTCAGATGGTGGTAGTTTTGGAGGCCGGGGAGGTTTTCGAGGTAGAGGGGACAGAGGAGGTTTTAGAGGTAGAGGATCAGACGGTGGAGGATTTCGTGGCAGGGGATCAGATGGAGGAGGATATCGTGGTAGAGGATCAGACGGTGGAGGATTTCGTGGCAGAGGGCATGGAAGGAGGGATGAAAGTGGTGAATGGCAGAATAGAACTGATTCGCATGAAGATAAACCCTACAGTTGGAGCAAAGGCGCAGGCAGTGATGCTGATGGATGGAAATCTAATAAGAGCAATTGGAGTCAAGATAACACTGACAAAGGGAGCTGGAAGACAGGATTTGATTCCGAAAAGAATGCGAGTGGAAGCGGTGCTAGTACCACCAGTTGGAACACTCAAGGAAGTAGTTGGAAAACAGCAGGTACTGCTACAGGAGGTAATGCTGATGATGGTGGGTGGAAGAAAGGATTCGACTCCGAAAAGAGTGCGAGTGGAAGTGGTGGTGTAACCACCAGTTGGAATACTCCAGGAACTAGTTGGAAAACATCTACCGCTACTACAGGTGGTACATTGTCAGGGTGGGGTCAGCAGACAACTGTTAGTGAAAAGGAGGATCAGAATGGCAAGGGAACTAGTTGGAACCAGGGAACTGGTTCAGGAAATGCGAGCATAGCTTGGAATGCAAACAAATCCAACACTGAGGATGTGAACAAATCAAAAGAAACAAGTGACGGACCAAGTGATGCATGGGGTAAAGCAACCAGCTCTTGGGGCAAAGGAAACAGTTCTGGCAGTCAGGGAGGCTGGTGA
- the LOC107850304 gene encoding protein RNA-directed DNA methylation 3 isoform X1: protein MGKKSVLQKGKEKVTDGTDGKASSAAGKRKRNSGDDYDEDKTGGRKRDRSVLQFFDDVAYEVDDDDDDDDDDFYFSDDSDFFDEDLLNEEFGSNTEIKNEPARTPQPPGIKEEEMDGEELERMLRERYKPGSSFVTYAEDNDERKRQSEQDAPVPSLKDPTIWKVKCTVGRERHSAFCLMQKYIDLLALGTKMQIISAFALDHVKGFIYIESDRQCDVYEACKGLCSIYSTRVTAVPLNEVSHLIAVRKKSSGISEGMWARVKSGTYKGDLAQVVSVNDARKKVTVKLIPRVDLQAIADKFGGGVAAKKGVGGVIPAPRLISSTELEDFRPLIQYRKDRETNLMFEILDGKLLKDGYLYKKVGIDSLSYWGVMPTEAELLKFEPSSTDEPQDVDWLTQLYGDRRKKRITNDFKVGQKGGEKGESSSSSSVENNFEVDDLVFFGRNDFGIIIGKEKDDGFKVMKYGSERPVVVSSQPRDLKRASFDKKLFTVKDQLSNAISVGDVVRVLDGSLKDRQGTVKQIYRGVVFLYDQSEQDNNGYLCVKGQMCERITSSGGVLNEKGSEPGTSGFADFSSSPKSPLSPEKSWRAKDDDSSFKRENNNDMFSVGQSLRIRVGPLKGYLCRVLAVRRSDVTVKLDSQQKILTVKSDHLAEVRAKSSAVSLGVDGDSSKPFDLLGTQDGSGDWMVQGATTTDGNTGNASWGASGGSDGWGKATSTAGATSGASDGWGKKVESHQENTGSGEDDGWAKAASTAGATSGASDGWGKKVESHQENTGSGQDDGWGKAASTAGVTSGASDGWGKKVESHQETSWGKQDGGSSRGKQSDAKTDWNKQDGGSDKTDSKTSWSQQGAGSSWDKNDGGSSLSKQAGGSSWGKQSDANAETGWKKQDGGSNQTDSKTSWSQQDAGSSWKKNEGEGGSSWGVKQSDTKAENDWKKQDGGSSWSKADDSKTSWSKPNDGTSWNKKDDVSFTKQAGVTLWDKGSGGSAWNKKEAGSGGGEDSGSTWGKQDGGSSWGKQAAGGSSWGKPVDQTTEESKGSDQNESWKKPSGTFGGWKGESGNNGGGTDQEGSWGRPREFDGGRGSGGRRGRGGWRGGRDESGRGRSFNQGRSGSWTNDGEDNNNSNNVAFKGNQSSWNNSQEHGWGKSTSFEGSQKADSWSQQVASSKEDLSGQNQGSNAGWSSGWNKNSATKEVGGSSGNQSDWNNKSAEVSGAGGWDNKITQKESEGSSSAWNSKSAAVEQDGSGKSQNDPWSSKRTSDGGSATGWGQSNSWKSGTNDAGGTQDSWSSKSNWSSGSGVGSNNEQSDSYSDRGRGGSWRGGRGGSDRGGYGGRGGSDGGGFGGRGGSDGGSFGGRGGFRGRGDRGGFRGRGSDGGGFRGRGSDGGGYRGRGSDGGGFRGRGHGRRDESGEWQNRTDSHEDKPYSWSKGAGSDADGWKSNKSNWSQDNTDKGSWKTGFDSEKNASGSGASTTSWNTQGSSWKTAGTATGGNADDGGWKKGFDSEKSASGSGGVTTSWNTPGTSWKTSTATTGGTLSGWGQQTTVSEKEDQNGKGTSWNQGTGSGNASIAWNANKSNTEDVNKSKETSDGPSDAWGKATSSWGKGNSSGSQGGW from the exons atgggtaaaaaatcgGTGTTACAAAAGGGCAAAGAAAAAGTCACCGACGGCACCGACGGCAAAGCTTCATCGGCCGCCGGAAAACGGAAACGTAACTCCGGCGATGATTACGATGAGGATAAAACCGGTGGCCGGAAAAGAGATCGAAGTGTACTTCAGTTTTTTGACGACGTTGCTTACGAGGTCGACGACGATGAcgacgacgatgatgatgatttttatttcagtGACGACTCCGATTTCTTCGATGAAG ATTTGCTTAATGAGGAATTTGGAAGTAATACTGAAATCAAGAATGAACCTGCGAGAACACCCCAACCCCCAGGGATCAAAGAGGAGGAAATGGATGGAGAAGAGCTAGAGCGAATGTTAAGGGAGCGTTATAAACCAGGTTCTAGTTTTGTTACCTATGCAGAGGATAATGATGAGAGGAAGAGACAATCTGAGCAGGACGCACCTGTGCCTTCTCTCAAGGATCCAACTATATGGAAAGTTAAATGCACG GTTGGAAGAGAAAGGCACTCGGCTTTCTGTCTTATGCAGAAGTACATCGACTTGCTTGCTTTAGGAACAAAGATGCAGATAATATCTGCGTTTGCACTTGATCATGTGAAGGGATTTATTTATATTGAGTCTGACAGACAATGTGATGTTTACGAG GCATGTAAAGGGCTTTGTAGTATATATTCAACTAGAGTGACAGCTGTTCCATTGAATGAAGTTTCTCATTTGATTGCTGTCCGAAAGAAGTCTTCTGGGATTTCTGAGGGCATGTGGGCACGCGTCAAAAGTGGAACATACAAGGGCGATCTAGCACAG GTTGTGTCAGTGAATGATGCGCGGAAGAAAGTGACGGTGAAGCTAATTCCAAGAGTAGACTTACAAGCCATTGCTGAtaaattt GGTGGAGGAGTTGCTGCCAAGAAGGGAGTGGGAGGAGTTATTCCAGCACCGAGACTGATTAGCTCTACAGAGCTCGA AGACTTTCGGCCTCTCATCCAATACCGGAAGGATCGGGAGACAAACTTAATGTTTGAAATTCTTGACGGAAAGCTGCTGAAGGATggttatttatacaaaaaagtGGGGATTGATTCATTGAGCTATTGGGGTGTGATGCCTACTGAAGCTGAACTCCTGAAGTTTGAACCTTCTAGTACTGATGAACCCCAGGATGTAGACTGGCTTACCCAGCTTTACGGTGATCGGAGAAAAAAGAGAATCACAAATGATTTCAAGGTTGGTCAGAAAGGAGGTGAGAAAGGAGAGAGTTCTTCAAGCTCTAGCGTGGAAAACAattttgaagtagatgatcttgtaTTTTTTGG TAGGAATGATTTTGGCATTATTATTGGCAAGGAGAAAGATGATGGCTTTAAG GTCATGAAATATGGATCAGAGAGACCTGTGGTAGTGAGCAGTCAACCACGTGATTTGAAGCGTGCATCTTTTGATAAGAAGCTATTCACTGTGAAAGACCAGCTAAGTAATGCCATTTCAGTCGGTGATGTGGTTAGAGTTTTGGATGGTTCCTTGAAG GATAGACAAGGAACTGTGAAGCAGATCTACAGAGGTGTTGTCTTTCTATATGACCAAAGCGAACAGGATAATAATGGATATCTTTGTGTCAAAGGTCAGATGTGTGAAAGAATTACAAGCAGTGGTGGTGTATTGAATGAGAAG GGAAGTGAGCCTGGTACCTCGGGTTTTGCAGATTTCTCATCATCCCCTAAATCCCCTCTTTCGCCTGAGAAATCTTGGAGAGCGAAGGATGATGACAGTAGCT tCAAGCGCGAGAATAATAATGACATGTTTTCAGTTGGCCAGTCACTGAGAATCCGTGTGGGGCCTTTGAAGGGATATCTTTGTCGTGTATTAGCTGTACGACGTTCGGATGTTACAGTAAAGCTTGATTCCCAGCAAAAAATTCTTACAG TCAAATCTGATCATCTTGCGGAAGTTCGTGCAAAGAGCTCCGCCGTGTCTCTTGG TGTTGATGGTGATTCATCAAAACCTTTTGACCTGCTTGGAACACAAGATGGCTCTGGAG ATTGGATGGTTCAAGGGGCTACAACCACCGATGGTAACACCGGGAATGCATCATGGGGTGCATCTGGAGGTAGTGATGGTTGGGGGAAAGCTACTTCTACTGCTGGTGCCACTAGTGGTGCGTCCGATGGCTGGGGCAAAAAGGTTGAATCACATCAAGAGAACACTGGCTCTGGAGAAGATGATGGTTGGGCGAAAGCTGCTTCTACTGCTGGTGCTACTAGTGGTGCGTCTGATGGCTGGGGAAAAAAGGTTGAATCACATCAAGAGAACACTGGCTCTGGGCAAGATGATGGTTGGGGGAAAGCTGCTTCTACTGCTGGTGTCACTAGTGGTGCGTCTGATGGCTGGGGCAAAAAGGTTGAATCACATCAAGAAACCTCGTGGGGCAAGCAGGATGGTGGATCTTCTCGGGGAAAGCAATCTGATGCAAAGACTGACTGGAATAAACAAGATGGTGGTTCGGACAAGACAGATAGCAAAACCTCGTGGAGTCAGCAGGGAGCCGGATCTTCTTGGGATAAAAATGATGGTGGCTCTTCTTTGAGTAAGCAAGCGGGTGGATCTTCTTGGGGTAAGCAATCTGATGCAAATGCAGAAACTGGATGGAAAAAGCAAGATGGTGGATCAAATCAGACAGATAGCAAAACCTCGTGGAGCCAGCAGGATGCTGGATCTTCTTGGAAGAAGAATGAAGGTGAAGGTGGATCCTCTTGGGGGGTTAAGCAATCAGATACGAAGGCAGAGAACGACTGGAAAAAGCAAGATGGTGGATCTAGCTGGAGCAAGGCTGACGACAGCAAAACCTCTTGGAGCAAGCCAAATGATGGTACTTCATGGAATAAAAAGGATGATGTATCTTTCACCAAGCAAGCTGGAGTTACGTTATGGGACAAAGGAAGTGGTGGATCAGCTTGGAATAAGAAAGAAGCTGGGTCTGGTGGGGGCGAAGATAGTGGATCTACTTGGGGCAAACAGGATGGTGGGTCTTCTTGGGGTAAACAAGCTGCAGGGGGTTCATCTTGGGGTAAGCCGGTGGATCAAACCACCGAGGAGTCAAAAGGGTCTGATCAAAATGAAAGTTGGAAAAAGCCAAGTGGTACGTTTGGTGGTTGGAAAGGTGAGAGTGGGAACAATGGTGGTGGTACAGACCAAGAAGGGAGCTGGGGAAGGCCAAGAGAATTTGATGGAGGTCGTGGATCAGGTGGCAGGAGAGGACGAGGTGGTTGGCGAGGAGGTCGAGATGAAAGTGGTCGAGGAAGATCCTTTAATCAAGGACGATCTGGCAGCTGGACTAATGATGGTGAAGATAATAATAATTCTAATAATGTAGCATTTAAGGGGAATCAGTCTAGTTGGAATAATTCGCAAGAACATGGTTGGGGAAAATCCACATCATTTGAGGGAAGCCAGAAAGCAGATAGTTGGAGCCAGCAAGTGGCATCTAGTAAGGAAGATCTCTCTGGACAAAACCAAGGATCAAATGCTGGATGGTCTTCTGGTTGGAATAAAAATTCAGCCACAAAGGAGGTAGGAGGTTCTAGTGGAAACCAGTCTGATTGGAACAATAAATCTGCTGAAGTGAGTGGAGCGGGTGGTTGGGATAACAAGATTACCCAGAAAGAGTCAGAAGGGAGCTCCTCTGCGTGGAATAGCAAATCTGCAGCAGTTGAACAAGATGGAAGTGGAAAAAGTCAAAATGATCCATGGAGTAGTAAAAGAACTTCTGATGGAGGTTCAGCTACAGGATGGGGTCAAAGTAATTCGTGGAAGAGTGGAACAAATGATGCTGGTGGAACTCAAGATTCTTGGAGCAGCAAAAGTAACTGGAGTTCTGGAAGTGGCGTTGGTAGCAACAATGAGCAATCTGATTCTTACAGTGACAGGGGGAGAGGTGGTAGTTGGAGGGGAGGCCGTGGTGGATCAGATAGGGGTGGATATGGAGGTAGGGGTGGTTCAGATGGTGGTGGCTTTGGAGGTAGGGGTGGTTCAGATGGTGGTAGTTTTGGAGGCCGGGGAGGTTTTCGAGGTAGAGGGGACAGAGGAGGTTTTAGAGGTAGAGGATCAGACGGTGGAGGATTTCGTGGCAGGGGATCAGATGGAGGAGGATATCGTGGTAGAGGATCAGACGGTGGAGGATTTCGTGGCAGAGGGCATGGAAGGAGGGATGAAAGTGGTGAATGGCAGAATAGAACTGATTCGCATGAAGATAAACCCTACAGTTGGAGCAAAGGCGCAGGCAGTGATGCTGATGGATGGAAATCTAATAAGAGCAATTGGAGTCAAGATAACACTGACAAAGGGAGCTGGAAGACAGGATTTGATTCCGAAAAGAATGCGAGTGGAAGCGGTGCTAGTACCACCAGTTGGAACACTCAAGGAAGTAGTTGGAAAACAGCAGGTACTGCTACAGGAGGTAATGCTGATGATGGTGGGTGGAAGAAAGGATTCGACTCCGAAAAGAGTGCGAGTGGAAGTGGTGGTGTAACCACCAGTTGGAATACTCCAGGAACTAGTTGGAAAACATCTACCGCTACTACAGGTGGTACATTGTCAGGGTGGGGTCAGCAGACAACTGTTAGTGAAAAGGAGGATCAGAATGGCAAGGGAACTAGTTGGAACCAGGGAACTGGTTCAGGAAATGCGAGCATAGCTTGGAATGCAAACAAATCCAACACTGAGGATGTGAACAAATCAAAAGAAACAAGTGACGGACCAAGTGATGCATGGGGTAAAGCAACCAGCTCTTGGGGCAAAGGAAACAGTTCTGGCAGTCAGGGAGGCTGGTGA